In Arthrobacter sp. CDRTa11, one DNA window encodes the following:
- a CDS encoding ABC transporter permease gives MNAVQRFIRSKVLLLTAAILIAAMCLSVLVQGQSQAALNRTVDENSRGLYDVLVQAKAGSGALMQPEIANGGGGISFDQLEAIRDLTGTSVAAPISLVSRVTQNLEAPRLDAMDYLGYNAGLAGTATADQAAGATEPSKWPAAESVLSDTPKTYRLTASAVSSDGVSEQTLFKSTAEGTLGKGKLVEEKAAGGSSIRIAPPAGETGIKFPAPAGGSEHNLFNLSVSLPLSPEVTESVVAVDPVAERALLGSAGDFLAPLEKAPPADARNAGAIGRHFESLFTNGISMQDLADGPDFLGVKLKYWAPLMTQYQQAKRNGLLTADSQAIPLIVRSGTSLDLKYNVKIEEIDASGKVVKDVGTATRSLDKDYLPFVSKDPFALSWPGSTDHSDLLGNTGNFNQGLYTPAAWSTDFASAPKYTDGSTADNGAVEKSAVPGDWVTVNRLPEKSASGASVDQTQRDPVDERSYREDLATGEKLAAPLAMVYGTFDPSAVEKAAGDVNRLPLGGYDPTPLTLTKDAEGKAVTETELKPSLSATGLASQSAGAITDYYGLAAARGYKDNAAVIDAVRVRAKAPGSWKQAQPDVEKLAGEIRAMGLEATVVAGSAREDASIFVPGYSKDDAGKESDLGTVQQSWVRQNAADAVSGSLTGTNVTLLFLTLCGAALLTGASTVSYIRKRKQEAGTLRAMGWTQGRIRNWVLEEFAVGAALLAVAGIALSLLSWSLATVIVSASVLVLYAAAAFFAAQQLRHRDEVDQEPQHDERLIPVDSPLTFANRQLSTNKFNTLSLAVAVGVFGAAVGGLVALLIDIPRAAGASALSGLAAASIALPSILLALAGVTVGLVLTLVTGRFELTAKRQYLGILEAMGWNPDMLRQVRFFENALVGTVALPLGVLGALGIGMLLAPYAALWAGVAGLVAVICWIPIATKVVQ, from the coding sequence ATGAACGCCGTCCAGAGGTTCATCAGAAGCAAAGTGCTGCTGCTGACCGCGGCCATCTTGATCGCAGCCATGTGCTTGTCGGTCCTCGTCCAAGGCCAGTCGCAGGCCGCGCTCAACCGGACCGTGGATGAGAATTCACGCGGACTTTACGATGTCCTGGTCCAGGCCAAGGCGGGGTCCGGCGCGCTGATGCAGCCGGAAATCGCCAACGGCGGCGGCGGAATCAGTTTTGACCAGCTGGAGGCCATCCGTGACCTCACGGGTACGTCGGTGGCAGCTCCCATCAGCCTGGTATCCAGGGTGACGCAGAACCTCGAGGCGCCCCGGCTTGATGCCATGGACTACCTTGGCTACAACGCCGGGCTGGCAGGCACTGCCACAGCCGACCAGGCTGCGGGCGCCACCGAGCCCAGCAAGTGGCCGGCTGCGGAGTCGGTCCTGAGCGACACTCCCAAGACCTACCGGCTGACGGCCAGCGCAGTCAGCTCCGACGGCGTTTCCGAGCAGACGCTCTTCAAGTCCACCGCCGAAGGCACCCTGGGCAAAGGCAAGCTTGTGGAGGAGAAGGCCGCCGGCGGAAGCAGCATCCGGATTGCCCCGCCGGCCGGGGAAACCGGCATCAAGTTTCCCGCGCCAGCCGGCGGATCCGAGCACAACCTCTTCAACCTTTCAGTCTCCTTGCCGCTGTCACCGGAGGTGACAGAGTCGGTGGTGGCTGTTGATCCCGTGGCAGAACGTGCGCTGCTGGGCTCCGCAGGCGACTTCCTGGCGCCGCTGGAAAAGGCGCCCCCGGCTGATGCCCGCAATGCCGGCGCCATCGGACGGCATTTCGAAAGCCTCTTCACCAACGGCATCAGCATGCAGGACCTGGCAGACGGGCCCGACTTCCTGGGGGTCAAGCTCAAGTACTGGGCTCCCCTGATGACGCAGTACCAGCAGGCCAAACGCAACGGACTGCTCACCGCGGATTCCCAGGCCATCCCGCTGATTGTGCGTTCAGGCACGTCCCTTGACCTGAAGTACAACGTCAAGATCGAGGAAATCGACGCGTCCGGCAAAGTGGTCAAGGACGTTGGCACGGCGACGCGTTCCCTGGACAAGGACTACCTGCCGTTCGTTTCCAAGGATCCCTTCGCGCTGTCCTGGCCTGGCTCCACGGATCACTCCGACCTGCTGGGCAACACCGGAAACTTCAATCAGGGCCTGTACACTCCTGCAGCCTGGAGCACCGACTTTGCGTCTGCCCCGAAGTACACGGACGGCAGCACGGCCGACAACGGCGCAGTTGAAAAGTCAGCCGTTCCCGGCGACTGGGTCACCGTCAACCGGCTGCCCGAAAAGAGTGCCAGCGGCGCTTCGGTGGACCAGACCCAGCGCGACCCCGTGGATGAGCGTTCCTACCGTGAAGACCTGGCAACAGGGGAGAAGCTCGCGGCACCGCTTGCCATGGTCTACGGAACGTTTGACCCCTCCGCCGTCGAAAAGGCCGCCGGAGACGTCAACAGGCTGCCCCTGGGCGGCTACGACCCCACCCCGTTGACGCTGACCAAGGACGCCGAAGGAAAGGCCGTCACCGAAACCGAACTCAAGCCCTCGCTGAGCGCGACCGGGCTCGCCAGCCAGTCCGCCGGCGCCATCACCGACTACTACGGCCTGGCCGCCGCCCGCGGCTACAAGGACAACGCCGCGGTGATCGACGCCGTGCGCGTCCGCGCCAAGGCCCCCGGCAGCTGGAAGCAGGCCCAGCCCGACGTCGAAAAGCTGGCCGGCGAGATCCGTGCCATGGGCCTGGAAGCCACCGTTGTGGCCGGTTCCGCCCGCGAGGACGCCAGCATCTTTGTTCCCGGATACTCCAAGGACGACGCCGGCAAGGAATCGGACCTGGGCACTGTCCAGCAGTCCTGGGTCCGGCAGAACGCAGCCGATGCCGTCTCCGGATCCCTCACCGGCACCAACGTCACGCTGCTCTTCCTGACACTTTGTGGGGCCGCGCTTCTGACCGGCGCGTCCACTGTCAGCTACATCCGGAAACGCAAGCAGGAAGCCGGCACCCTCCGTGCCATGGGCTGGACGCAGGGCCGGATCCGGAATTGGGTTCTCGAGGAATTCGCGGTGGGTGCTGCACTGCTTGCAGTAGCAGGAATTGCCCTGAGCCTGCTGAGCTGGAGCCTGGCGACCGTGATCGTCTCGGCGTCGGTCCTGGTCCTGTATGCGGCTGCGGCGTTCTTCGCTGCGCAGCAGTTGCGCCACCGTGACGAGGTGGACCAGGAACCGCAGCATGACGAACGGCTGATCCCCGTCGACTCGCCGCTGACGTTCGCCAACCGGCAGCTGAGCACCAACAAGTTCAACACCCTGTCCCTGGCGGTGGCGGTTGGCGTGTTTGGAGCAGCCGTCGGCGGACTGGTTGCGCTGCTGATCGATATTCCCCGCGCGGCCGGCGCCAGTGCACTCAGCGGCCTGGCAGCCGCCAGCATAGCTTTGCCAAGCATCCTCCTTGCGCTGGCCGGAGTGACGGTTGGGCTGGTGCTGACCCTGGTGACCGGAAGGTTTGAGCTCACCGCCAAACGCCAGTACCTTGGCATCCTCGAGGCCATGGGCTGGAACCCGGACATGCTCCGGCAAGTCCGCTTCTTCGAGAACGCGCTCGTGGGAACGGTGGCCCTGCCGCTGGGAGTCCTGGGCGCGCTGGGCATAGGAATGCTCCTTGCCCCGTACGCTGCACTGTGGGCCGGAGTGGCCGGCCTTGTGGCTGTGATTTGCTGGATACCGATTGCAACGAAAGTGGTCCAATGA